The following proteins are encoded in a genomic region of Corynebacterium atypicum:
- the epsC gene encoding serine O-acetyltransferase EpsC: MNIAAMIIEDLKNAKQHDPAARSDVENAVVYSGLHAIWCHRFCHFLWTRGAKGPARILAQLNRFFTGIEIHPGAQIGRRFFIDHGMGIVIGETTEIGDDVMLYHGVTLGGQVLTQTKRHPTIGNNVTIGAGAKVLGPITIGSGSAVGANAVVTKDVPDNCIAVGIPASYRPRGKDERKHLVDPDYYYYEI; this comes from the coding sequence ATGAACATTGCCGCGATGATCATCGAGGATCTGAAGAACGCCAAACAACACGACCCCGCGGCTCGCAGCGACGTAGAAAACGCCGTTGTGTATTCGGGGCTGCACGCCATTTGGTGCCATCGGTTCTGCCACTTCCTGTGGACTCGTGGCGCAAAGGGGCCGGCACGCATCTTAGCGCAGCTCAACCGGTTTTTCACCGGCATCGAGATTCATCCCGGCGCCCAAATTGGCCGCAGGTTCTTCATCGACCACGGCATGGGCATCGTCATCGGTGAGACGACCGAGATTGGCGACGACGTGATGCTCTATCACGGCGTCACGCTCGGCGGGCAGGTGCTCACCCAAACCAAGCGGCACCCCACCATCGGCAACAACGTCACCATCGGCGCCGGCGCTAAGGTGCTCGGCCCCATCACCATCGGCTCCGGCTCTGCGGTGGGAGCCAACGCGGTGGTGACGAAGGATGTCCCGGACAACTGCATCGCCGTGGGCATCCCGGCCAGCTACAGGCCCCGCGGCAAAGATGAGCGCAAGCACCTCGTCGACCCGGATTACTACTACTACGAAATCTAG
- a CDS encoding ABC transporter ATP-binding protein encodes MPRQGARQGVTSDATAGSQPGSRRASRRPARGRRDVAAEAVRLTKRYGQGEAVVTALDGVSVQFLRGEFTAIMGPSGSGKSTLMHCMAGLDSASGGQAFIGDTDLSTLKDKEMTALRRDRLGFIFQSFNLVPTLTAKENITLSSDIAGEKVDERWFTEITTRLGLSERLSHRPAELSGGQQQRVACARALVSRPEIIFGDEPTGNLDSNSSAEVLDILRTAVDQDDQTVVIVTHDPRAASYADRVLFLADGQVVSELRDPSIDEIAATMTGIEN; translated from the coding sequence ATCCCGAGACAAGGTGCCAGGCAAGGCGTCACCTCCGACGCCACGGCGGGTTCCCAACCCGGCAGCCGCAGGGCATCGCGGAGGCCCGCGCGCGGTCGCCGCGACGTCGCGGCCGAGGCGGTCCGCCTTACCAAGCGCTACGGCCAGGGCGAGGCGGTCGTGACGGCGCTAGACGGAGTGTCGGTGCAGTTCCTCCGAGGGGAGTTCACCGCGATCATGGGGCCGTCTGGCTCCGGCAAGTCGACCCTGATGCACTGTATGGCTGGGTTGGATTCGGCTTCGGGCGGGCAGGCGTTCATCGGCGACACGGACCTGTCGACCCTCAAGGACAAAGAGATGACGGCGCTGCGCCGAGACCGCTTGGGCTTTATCTTCCAGTCGTTCAATCTCGTGCCCACGTTGACCGCCAAGGAGAACATCACGCTGTCGAGTGATATTGCCGGCGAAAAGGTCGATGAGCGCTGGTTCACCGAGATTACGACGCGGCTCGGCCTGTCGGAGCGGTTATCGCACCGGCCAGCGGAGCTTTCGGGCGGGCAGCAGCAGCGTGTGGCGTGCGCCCGCGCGCTGGTGTCGCGACCGGAGATCATCTTTGGCGACGAACCTACCGGCAACCTGGACTCGAATTCCTCGGCGGAGGTGCTCGACATTTTGCGCACCGCGGTCGATCAGGACGATCAGACCGTTGTGATTGTTACGCACGATCCGCGCGCGGCTTCGTACGCGGACCGGGTGCTCTTCCTGGCGGACGGCCAGGTGGTGAGTGAACTGCGCGATCCTTCGATTGACGAGATCGCGGCGACGATGACTGGAATAGAGAACTAG
- the murA gene encoding UDP-N-acetylglucosamine 1-carboxyvinyltransferase, which yields MKDQFLVTGGARLFGQVRVDGAKNSVLKLMAAALLAEGTTTLKNCPQILDVPLMQKVLEGLGCAVDVQGDTVRITTPARLSWDASFEAVRQFRASVCVLGPLTARCGYAVVALPGGDAIGSRPLDMHQSGLERLGARTHIEHGAVVAEARDLHGAEIHLDFPSVGATENILTAAVLARGRTVLDNAAREPEITDLCDMLSSMGARIAGAGTSTITIDGVPRLYPTEHHVVGDRIVAGTWAYAAAMTGGDITVGGISPAHLHLPLEKLKVAGAELETYNNGFRIRMQGRPQATDYQTLPYPGFPTDLQPMAIGLSAIARGTSVITENVFEARFRFVDEMMRLGADASVDGHHVVMRGIDKLSSTDVWSSDIRAGAGLVLAALVADGTTTVHDVHHIDRGYPNFVENLQRLGAQVQRVPEGY from the coding sequence GTGAAAGACCAGTTTCTCGTAACAGGTGGGGCCCGCCTCTTCGGCCAGGTGCGCGTCGACGGCGCGAAGAACAGCGTGCTTAAGCTCATGGCGGCCGCGTTGCTGGCCGAAGGCACGACGACGCTGAAAAACTGCCCTCAGATTCTTGACGTCCCGTTAATGCAGAAGGTTCTGGAAGGCCTTGGTTGCGCGGTGGACGTCCAAGGCGACACCGTGCGGATTACCACGCCAGCCCGGCTTTCCTGGGACGCAAGCTTCGAAGCCGTGCGTCAGTTCCGGGCCAGTGTGTGCGTTCTCGGGCCGCTGACCGCGCGCTGTGGCTACGCCGTGGTCGCACTGCCCGGCGGGGACGCCATCGGGTCTCGGCCGCTCGATATGCACCAGTCCGGGCTAGAACGCCTCGGCGCGCGCACCCACATTGAGCACGGTGCGGTAGTAGCGGAAGCCCGCGACCTCCACGGCGCCGAGATCCATCTTGACTTCCCCTCGGTGGGCGCTACGGAAAACATCCTGACCGCAGCCGTATTAGCCCGGGGACGGACCGTGCTGGACAACGCGGCACGGGAACCGGAGATCACTGATCTCTGTGACATGCTGAGCTCCATGGGAGCGCGCATCGCGGGCGCCGGGACATCGACAATTACTATCGACGGCGTGCCTCGGCTCTACCCCACGGAGCACCACGTGGTGGGCGATCGCATCGTCGCCGGAACCTGGGCCTATGCCGCCGCGATGACTGGCGGGGACATAACCGTCGGTGGGATTTCCCCGGCGCACCTTCACTTGCCGCTGGAAAAGCTCAAGGTGGCCGGGGCTGAGCTAGAGACGTACAACAATGGCTTCCGCATCCGAATGCAGGGCAGGCCGCAGGCGACCGACTACCAGACGTTGCCGTACCCGGGATTTCCGACGGACTTGCAGCCGATGGCCATTGGGCTTTCCGCCATCGCTCGGGGAACCTCGGTGATTACTGAGAACGTCTTTGAGGCGCGGTTCCGCTTCGTTGACGAGATGATGCGGCTGGGAGCCGACGCCTCAGTTGATGGTCACCATGTGGTGATGCGCGGCATCGACAAGCTGTCCTCGACGGATGTGTGGTCGTCTGACATTCGTGCCGGGGCAGGATTGGTGCTCGCCGCCTTGGTTGCCGACGGCACGACGACCGTCCACGACGTCCACCACATCGACCGGGGTTACCCGAATTTTGTGGAAAACCTGCAGCGTCTGGGCGCGCAGGTGCAGCGGGTGCCGGAAGGATACTAG
- the ramA gene encoding acetate metabolism transcriptional regulator RamA, with protein MEAQRIKDDDEAIRGALTSLRNSTGIPVAMYATLLSDNRLQITQWIGLRTPALHNLVIPPGVGVGGRVVASRRPVGVSDYPRAAIISHENDKIIRDEGLYSIVAVPVIVHREIRGCLYVGVHSPVRLGDKVIEEVTMTARTLEQDLAINTAMRTAAAGKAGGKSGRVMNGAEWEQIRSTHSKLRMLTNRVEDESLRRELEALCDQMVSPVHVKQTTKLSARELDVLSCVALGHTNVEAAEEMGIGAETVKSYLRSVMRKLGAHTRYEAVNAARRIGALP; from the coding sequence ATGGAAGCCCAGAGGATCAAAGACGACGACGAAGCCATCCGCGGCGCCCTGACATCCCTGCGCAACTCGACCGGCATCCCGGTTGCGATGTATGCCACGCTCCTTTCCGATAATCGCCTGCAGATCACACAGTGGATCGGATTGCGCACTCCGGCACTGCACAACCTGGTGATCCCCCCGGGAGTTGGCGTGGGAGGCCGCGTCGTGGCCAGCCGTCGACCCGTTGGGGTGAGCGACTATCCGCGGGCAGCGATCATCTCGCACGAAAACGACAAGATCATCCGAGACGAAGGCCTATACTCCATCGTCGCGGTCCCCGTGATCGTGCACCGGGAAATCCGCGGGTGCCTCTACGTGGGCGTGCATTCGCCGGTGCGGCTTGGCGATAAAGTCATCGAAGAAGTGACCATGACAGCCCGCACGCTGGAGCAAGACCTGGCGATCAACACCGCCATGCGCACCGCGGCCGCCGGCAAGGCGGGCGGAAAATCTGGGCGCGTAATGAATGGCGCCGAGTGGGAGCAGATTCGCTCCACGCACTCGAAACTACGCATGCTGACCAACCGGGTGGAAGACGAGAGCTTGCGCCGCGAGCTCGAAGCTCTGTGCGATCAGATGGTCAGCCCCGTGCACGTCAAGCAGACCACCAAACTCTCCGCTCGCGAGCTCGACGTGCTCTCGTGCGTGGCGCTTGGCCACACCAACGTTGAGGCCGCCGAGGAGATGGGCATCGGCGCCGAAACGGTCAAGAGCTACCTGAGGTCCGTGATGCGTAAACTGGGCGCGCATACCCGTTACGAGGCCGTCAACGCAGCCCGCCGCATCGGCGCCCTGCCCTAA
- a CDS encoding LysR substrate-binding domain-containing protein, with translation MVGNSRTILEKAESGECGIGFVEHPGSLGALSHATVRHDQLRVIAPLNHRWTRRTRPVTPTKLATTPLVIREEGSGTRATLAAGLAEALGAQAPATPNPVLEAGTNAAVLASVIAGAGPGVLSELVVADPIAKQQVVPIEIDGLQLKRPLRAVWIPGFLGPAASGFLDSVRAEQRCEAGGSVNGVRA, from the coding sequence GTGGTAGGAAACTCGCGGACGATCCTCGAGAAGGCGGAAAGCGGTGAATGCGGCATCGGCTTCGTCGAGCACCCAGGCTCACTCGGCGCACTGTCGCACGCCACTGTCCGCCACGACCAGCTGCGCGTCATCGCGCCGCTGAACCACCGCTGGACGCGCCGCACTCGTCCGGTCACGCCTACCAAGTTGGCCACCACCCCGCTCGTCATCCGCGAGGAGGGCTCAGGAACCCGGGCAACCTTGGCCGCCGGCCTAGCGGAGGCCCTAGGGGCACAGGCCCCCGCCACGCCAAACCCGGTACTCGAGGCGGGCACCAACGCCGCCGTGCTTGCCTCAGTGATCGCCGGAGCCGGGCCTGGCGTTCTGTCCGAATTGGTCGTCGCAGACCCCATCGCCAAACAACAGGTCGTGCCCATAGAGATCGATGGGCTGCAGCTGAAACGGCCGCTGCGGGCGGTCTGGATCCCGGGTTTTCTTGGCCCGGCGGCCAGCGGCTTCCTCGACTCAGTTCGCGCTGAACAGCGGTGTGAGGCCGGAGGCTCGGTCAACGGCGTGAGGGCCTAG
- a CDS encoding LysR family transcriptional regulator, whose amino-acid sequence MTSDDDVTAMRLITLVERLGSISKAAAALGMAQSNASRTLARYERITGLRLINRSSSGSALTTSGVTAASWARKALHELDNYRAALDALARSTRATLAVGASQTIAEYLAPQASGGRGQPRGRKLADDPREGGKR is encoded by the coding sequence ATGACCTCCGACGACGACGTGACCGCCATGCGGCTGATCACCCTCGTCGAACGCCTGGGATCCATCTCCAAAGCGGCGGCAGCCCTAGGCATGGCGCAATCGAACGCCTCGCGCACCCTCGCGCGCTACGAGCGGATCACCGGGCTGCGACTGATCAACCGCAGCAGCAGCGGATCCGCGCTCACTACCAGCGGAGTAACCGCGGCCTCGTGGGCGCGCAAGGCGCTCCACGAGCTCGACAACTACCGTGCCGCACTCGACGCCCTGGCGCGCTCGACGCGCGCGACCCTGGCCGTCGGAGCCAGCCAGACTATCGCGGAGTATCTCGCACCGCAGGCATCCGGAGGTAGAGGTCAGCCTCGTGGTAGGAAACTCGCGGACGATCCTCGAGAAGGCGGAAAGCGGTGA
- a CDS encoding metal-sensitive transcriptional regulator codes for MTEPAPSCCTPPAHRPPGAHESQESTGRPRGPEPTSGHGYTPRKDAYQRRLKRIEGQVRGIQRMIDEDVYCIDVVTQISAATSALENVAVALMEDHLHHCVKNAIDRSDGSGDEKINEAMRAIKRMIKS; via the coding sequence ATGACAGAGCCCGCACCCTCTTGCTGCACGCCACCTGCCCACCGCCCGCCCGGCGCGCACGAGAGCCAAGAGAGCACGGGGCGCCCGCGCGGGCCCGAGCCGACATCGGGCCACGGCTACACCCCGCGAAAGGACGCCTACCAGCGCAGGCTCAAAAGGATCGAAGGTCAGGTCCGGGGGATCCAGCGCATGATCGACGAAGACGTCTACTGCATCGACGTAGTAACCCAGATCAGCGCGGCCACCTCAGCGCTTGAAAACGTCGCGGTTGCGCTGATGGAAGACCACCTGCACCACTGCGTCAAAAACGCCATCGACCGGTCGGACGGGTCCGGCGACGAGAAGATTAACGAGGCCATGCGCGCAATCAAGAGAATGATCAAGTCCTAA
- a CDS encoding ABC transporter permease produces the protein MALSNPTMRRVSLRNISSHKLRLALTVLAVVLGTAFISGAFMFTKALSNTFDSAVSTSFDGVDVMIAPGGDMKSIPMEDVDRLRSDPKFGAVNVMHNTTVALGNAEGEAIQAGGTSTIHVWYPGGEKVGAEEPIVAGKAPETADQVVVNQSATDTFGLKEGDKLIAVDRKARNKLTVTGFFDTDAPTQSSKVLSLGMSERGYLERYTGGKGVPQLVVSAAGDQSPAELLSYVRSTYPQFESREGRELAEELSKTVSQALKFVNYFLVAFGLIGLLVGTFLIANTFSMIVAQRTKEFALLRALGASRRQITVSVVFEAVVVGLLGSAVGVVAGMGLVAAIKAVLEAMGNELPGSGLGLSVPAVLVPIVLGTVVTVVSAWAPARRAGQVQPVEAMRANESSTATPLVARTVVGSIAIAAGVAAAAMGAAAQDQETTPRAVLVGFGLVLVIVGFFLAGPALSIPIVPTLGRIIGAPFRAIGRLAATNSRRNPRRVATTAFALTLGIALVTAIGMLGHTLKASLADSYQNNIKADFILSGPTGQQFPLPGETTQRVEKLDSIEKTGQVYMAPVLIDGAPAQQGSPVGEVVEGDLADTLPITVNDEPGANTQAARDVTGVQGFFAEERVAQARDWKVGQNYPVSGPDGSTVDVPLLATFSGAGHMVMPVLVTKAAADHVVRPGAMQFLQLAVVKKDGVDAEKLRGELEAAVKDLLVVQVMDAKDMADELGGAVDSLLNILYGMLGLAVVIAILGIVNTLTLNVIERRREIGMLRAVGTQRGQVRQMIILESVAIAVFGALAGIAIGLGLGWAFLRVLAGEGLDTIAVPWALIVWMLVGSAVVGVLSALWPASRAARTAPLDAIAED, from the coding sequence ATGGCACTGAGTAACCCAACGATGCGCCGCGTCTCGCTGCGCAACATATCGTCCCACAAACTTCGCCTTGCTTTGACCGTCCTCGCGGTGGTGCTCGGCACGGCGTTCATTTCCGGCGCGTTCATGTTCACGAAGGCGCTGTCGAATACGTTCGACTCTGCGGTGTCCACCTCTTTCGACGGGGTGGATGTGATGATTGCCCCGGGCGGCGACATGAAATCGATCCCGATGGAGGACGTAGACCGGTTGCGTTCGGATCCGAAGTTCGGGGCGGTCAACGTCATGCACAACACGACGGTGGCGCTGGGCAACGCCGAGGGCGAGGCGATCCAGGCGGGCGGCACCTCGACTATCCACGTGTGGTACCCGGGAGGCGAGAAGGTCGGCGCTGAGGAGCCGATTGTGGCGGGCAAGGCTCCCGAAACGGCCGATCAGGTGGTGGTGAACCAGTCGGCCACCGATACGTTTGGCCTCAAAGAGGGCGACAAACTCATTGCGGTTGACCGTAAGGCGCGCAATAAGTTGACCGTCACAGGGTTCTTCGATACCGACGCCCCGACCCAGAGCTCGAAGGTGCTGAGCTTGGGGATGTCGGAGCGCGGTTACCTGGAGCGGTACACCGGCGGCAAGGGCGTTCCGCAGCTGGTCGTCTCAGCGGCCGGGGACCAGTCGCCTGCGGAGTTGCTCAGCTACGTGCGCTCGACGTACCCACAGTTTGAGTCTCGCGAGGGCCGCGAGCTAGCCGAGGAGTTGAGCAAGACCGTCAGCCAGGCGCTGAAGTTTGTCAATTACTTCCTCGTCGCCTTTGGCCTGATTGGCCTTTTGGTGGGCACCTTCCTTATCGCGAACACTTTTTCCATGATCGTCGCGCAGCGCACGAAAGAGTTTGCGTTGCTGCGCGCGCTCGGCGCGTCGCGGCGCCAGATCACGGTGTCCGTTGTTTTCGAGGCGGTCGTCGTCGGACTGTTGGGTTCTGCGGTAGGCGTGGTCGCCGGCATGGGGCTGGTGGCCGCGATCAAGGCGGTTCTCGAGGCGATGGGCAACGAGCTTCCGGGCTCTGGGCTGGGTCTTTCCGTACCCGCGGTGCTGGTCCCGATTGTGCTGGGCACCGTGGTGACGGTGGTCTCTGCCTGGGCCCCGGCGCGCAGGGCCGGCCAGGTGCAGCCGGTGGAGGCGATGCGCGCTAATGAATCTTCGACTGCGACGCCGCTGGTGGCCCGCACGGTCGTCGGCAGTATCGCGATTGCAGCGGGCGTGGCTGCGGCGGCGATGGGCGCGGCGGCTCAGGATCAGGAGACGACGCCGCGGGCGGTGCTTGTTGGCTTTGGGTTGGTGTTGGTGATTGTCGGCTTCTTCTTGGCCGGTCCCGCGCTGTCGATTCCGATTGTGCCCACCTTGGGCCGCATCATTGGCGCACCGTTTAGGGCAATCGGCCGGTTGGCTGCGACGAATTCGCGGCGCAACCCGAGGCGGGTGGCTACGACGGCGTTCGCGTTGACCTTGGGCATTGCGTTGGTCACTGCGATTGGCATGCTGGGCCATACGCTGAAGGCTTCGCTTGCGGATTCTTACCAGAACAACATCAAGGCGGACTTCATCTTAAGCGGCCCGACGGGCCAGCAGTTCCCGCTCCCGGGCGAGACCACGCAGCGCGTCGAAAAGCTCGACAGCATAGAAAAGACCGGGCAGGTGTACATGGCACCGGTGCTTATCGACGGCGCGCCGGCACAGCAGGGAAGCCCCGTGGGGGAGGTCGTCGAGGGGGACCTGGCCGACACGCTGCCGATCACGGTCAACGATGAGCCGGGGGCGAATACGCAGGCGGCGCGAGACGTCACCGGGGTGCAGGGGTTCTTCGCAGAAGAGCGAGTCGCTCAGGCTCGCGATTGGAAAGTCGGCCAGAATTATCCGGTCTCCGGGCCGGACGGGAGTACGGTAGACGTGCCACTGTTGGCCACGTTTAGCGGCGCCGGGCACATGGTGATGCCGGTCTTGGTTACCAAGGCTGCCGCGGATCACGTGGTGCGCCCGGGGGCGATGCAGTTTCTGCAGCTGGCCGTGGTGAAAAAGGATGGCGTCGACGCAGAGAAGCTGCGCGGTGAGCTCGAGGCCGCGGTGAAGGATCTGCTGGTGGTCCAGGTGATGGATGCCAAGGACATGGCCGACGAGCTCGGCGGAGCGGTCGACTCTTTGCTGAATATTCTCTACGGGATGCTGGGTCTGGCCGTGGTGATTGCGATCTTGGGGATCGTGAATACGCTGACGCTCAACGTCATCGAGAGGCGCCGCGAGATTGGCATGTTGCGCGCGGTGGGCACGCAGCGCGGCCAGGTGCGCCAGATGATCATCCTGGAGTCGGTGGCGATCGCGGTGTTTGGTGCTCTGGCGGGCATTGCGATTGGCCTCGGCCTGGGCTGGGCGTTTCTGCGGGTGCTCGCCGGTGAGGGACTGGATACGATTGCGGTGCCATGGGCGCTTATCGTTTGGATGCTCGTCGGGTCCGCGGTTGTCGGCGTGTTGTCCGCCTTGTGGCCGGCGTCGCGGGCGGCGCGCACGGCTCCGTTGGATGCGATCGCTGAGGATTAG
- the cysK gene encoding cysteine synthase A translates to MTIYKDITETIGGTPLVRLNRLTEGLEAEVLVKLESFNPANSVKDRIGRAIIDAAEASGELKPGGTIVEATSGNTGIALAMVGAARGYNVVLTMPETMSTERRVMLRAYGAEIVLTPGAAGMQGAVDKAEEILNEREGAVHARQFANPANPAIHRKTTAEEIWKDTEGKVDIFVAGFGTGGTVSGVGEVLKERKPEVQIYAIEPATSPLLSKGEAGPHKIQGIGANFIPEVLDRKVIDDVFTVSNEDAVKWARKLGEEEGILGGISSGGNVKIALDLAAKPENKGKTIVTTINDFGERYVSTILYEDIRN, encoded by the coding sequence GTGACCATCTACAAGGACATCACCGAAACCATCGGCGGCACCCCGCTCGTGCGCCTTAACCGCCTGACCGAGGGCCTCGAGGCCGAAGTCCTGGTCAAGCTCGAGTCCTTCAACCCCGCCAACAGCGTCAAGGACCGCATCGGGCGCGCGATTATCGACGCCGCGGAGGCCTCCGGCGAGCTCAAGCCCGGCGGCACCATCGTCGAAGCCACCTCGGGCAACACTGGCATCGCCCTGGCCATGGTCGGCGCCGCCCGCGGTTACAACGTGGTCCTCACGATGCCAGAGACGATGTCCACCGAGCGCCGCGTGATGCTGCGCGCCTACGGCGCCGAGATCGTGCTGACCCCGGGAGCAGCCGGCATGCAGGGCGCGGTAGACAAGGCCGAGGAAATCCTCAACGAACGCGAGGGCGCCGTCCATGCCCGGCAGTTTGCTAACCCGGCTAACCCGGCAATCCACCGCAAGACCACCGCCGAGGAGATCTGGAAAGACACCGAGGGCAAGGTCGACATCTTCGTCGCCGGCTTCGGCACCGGCGGCACCGTCTCCGGCGTCGGCGAGGTGCTCAAGGAGCGCAAGCCGGAGGTCCAGATCTACGCCATCGAGCCGGCGACCTCCCCGCTGCTCTCCAAGGGCGAGGCCGGCCCGCACAAGATTCAGGGCATCGGCGCGAACTTCATCCCCGAGGTCCTGGACCGTAAGGTCATCGATGACGTCTTTACCGTGAGCAACGAGGACGCCGTCAAGTGGGCCCGCAAGCTCGGCGAAGAGGAAGGCATCCTGGGCGGCATCTCCTCTGGCGGCAACGTCAAGATCGCTCTCGACCTGGCCGCCAAGCCGGAGAACAAGGGCAAGACCATCGTGACCACGATCAATGACTTCGGCGAGCGGTACGTCTCCACCATCCTCTACGAAGACATCCGCAACTAG